CGTGCAGCAGCGGCCATCGGTGCAAGTCCCACAGGTGCGAGGGCGGTACTGCTGTGCTGTTGAGCATCCAGCAAAGGTGATTCTGATTGGGTCCTTGGGGCGCACAGTTCGCTGACACCTCTTTCCCTTCTGgatgacagaaacacaaatatcaTAATTTCCTTGTAATTCTTTTGTAaatttttgttttacacactaATAGACAGATACAATCATCTGAGtagcttttctcttcttttcacaGAAAAAGAGATGATTTACGTTGTAATAGCTGTTAGATGCAAAAATATTTTGCATGTAactgcagttttgtttgatGTCCTTTTGGGAATGTATCTCACCTTGTTAGCTACGGGAGGCTGCAGCTCACAATGTCGGACCTGACACAGTCTGGTTTCTCTGAGCATCCGACAGTCTGGGTTGTCACTGGTCACACGGCTAGAAACGCCCATCCCACATGTGGTGGAACACTCAGTCCATGCGGTGGTTTGTGGGAAACAGGTGGATTTGATCAATACCTCAGACATGGGGAAGGACACCATCTCTGAGATagagaagaaagacaaactGTTAGAATCAAACAATGAATCCCAACATTCAGGCAATTAGATTTTGCTTATGTGATGCTATTTGTATCACATAAGCAAAATCCGAAGAACCAGAGAACAGATAAATGTGATTCAGTTGGGTGTTTTCCTACACTCTGGTGCTAAGCATCATAACAACGATTTTTTAATTGAacaaaagaaataacaaaatataatgTGAAATATGTATTCATACGTACTGAGCATACTCATGCCCCTCTGAGGTTGAACCTTTTCAATTTCATTCAAGGAGAGTTGAATTGAGGGAAACTGCACATTAGTGGAAACACTTGAAGATGTTTCTACTCTCCTCCAAAAGAACTCTCTTTGAAGCCAGGCTATGCTTTAGAAATGTCTCGCCACAATGCTGTCACAAAGCCCTGAATTGTGAGACATTATATACACAGGTGTGTCCTTCTCAACTTTGTCCAAGCATCCTAATTTGTCACATGTCAACTTCCGACACACCTCAAGGAAGATTAAAGCAAAGAGGATTCACCAGACCACACGTTTTTCACCACAGCAAACAGATTTGCTAACATTTCTACAAACATGTTTTCAGCTTGTTATTATTAGTACAGTGGCAGTTTGGAATGgactgtttgcttggcctgtggtgatgctagTTGCAGCTTTTTATCTGAAAGTGTAAAAGTAATTGAGCCACGGCAAATAAAGACCGGCTTTTGAAATCAGTCCTCAGAAGCCTGAagccacagctgctgcacaaagagctgttcaactgtttattcaaagttcagtgaagctcgacaTGGTTTCCAGTTTTTTCCAAACTAGAGAATCAGTGGTAGTTGCGTTGTCATGTTCCACAAAATCACCAACCTTAATGAGTCatagctgctgctgccacataGTTCTGGTCGCCTGCTTACTCAGTTTATCACTAGtccaaatcaaaccaaattAACGATACGTACGCCAAGTCGATGGGACAAACAGTTTCACGAGATATGCGAGCCAAAATCAGACAGAAAGATGAATGGATTGAGTGTAAATTGATATCAACTCATCAATTTGCAGAGAAACTGTATATCAAACTGAtactgccatgtttttttttggggggggggggttacaaaaACTCAAAACCAATGAAATACAAGATGAATTCTAAAGCAGCTTCAGTAGGATAATTGCACCATGTTTTGGATATATTGTATTCAATGATTTTAATGCTGACCTTGGCCCATCTCCTATACATCAACATGAGAACCTGACCACATTAAGTGTTAGTGGGACATAAGGAAATGCATGACTGGGTTATACTGTGATGCTTACCTCTGAATGTGGTCCCTCTGGTCTGCAGCAAGGCACTGATGTGGTTGGGAAGGTGCTGGTTGTCTCGTCGGGAGGTGTGTGTCGACTCGTCTGGCTCCTCACTGATGTGGTTTTGGTCGTCACACACCCATTCCTCGCAGCACCGGCCCTCAAGCCTGACCAGCCGGGGCCTTGGGCAGCGCCAGGTGGGTAGAGGCACTTGTTGAGGACAGAGGGGCATGCAGCCCACCACCCCATCCATACAGGTGCACTGGTGCTGACAATTGGGCTGGAAGTCCTCGCCGTGCTGGTACAAACGCCCACTGAACTCGCAGGGCAAACCCTGGGCCTCAGCTGTGAACGTGCACATAcaagacaggaaacagagatgaggagagaccTTTCAACTCCATAGGAAGGACAGTCTGGAACACCTGGCACACTAACATAACTAATATGTCTCATCAAATTTCATTGCAATTCTATATCAAAAGATTTTCAGATTTCCTGTTATTAAACTTTAGTTCCATTTGACATCCCCTTCCCACATGGCTAAGACTCAAGACTCAAGACTCACAAAGCTCTGGCTGAGCCAAGTGCTCCTTTcataacaatttacatttttgtttactctggtttctttctttgtgaTTTATTCATACAGGCAAGCATTGATTTCTCTACTTAGAAGGAGTGAacaatttgtttgatgtgttatgAGTTGTAAAACCAAGAAGTGATTTTCTTCTTGActttcagatttgtatttacTTGACAGATATTTTTGAATGACTCATTGTTGTTATGTAAACCCAATCAACTAGTTAAATTCGGTACATTTCATTAAGTTTAGTAGTGTGCTTTTGCTCAGCCTGGATTTCATTCTCACCTCGACACAGTCCTCTCTTGGGGTCTCCTCCAGCCCCAAGATGGCAGCGTAGCCCCTTGATGTGATCACAGGGTTCGGTGGCGTTGCAGTCCTCATTGAACTGCCGAGCACAAACCTTACAGCAACCACACTGGTCTGTCACCAAGCTGATGCCCAGCTGGCAGAGCGGAGGTGAGGAGGCACAGGAGCATTGAGCTGGACACTCACTCTCTGCAGACTGGgtaggggtcagaggtcaggtcgGGATGAGGGAAATTAGCTGGTGTGATTACTGAACAatattaaacacacagaaacaagtaTAGAGAAGCTTTGAAAGCAAGTGACCACAGTCACAGCAACTCACCATTACTGCAGCACTGCTGAGCACAAGCAGGGTGGAAATGATCTGTTGCACAGTAACAGAGATAAGCATCCTGCTCACATCAAATAAACCAATAGAGAAGTGTAGAATTAAGGATCAGTTCAGATCGACTGTCCAGCGTCCAGGAGAAAGAAGTCTTATTCGTCAGCTCTGGGAGGAGAAGGTATCCACAGTCCAGATTCTGTACACTGAGAGCTACACCAGTGTGCTCTTGTCGGTCTTCTGCAGTATTTTGGTGTTAGCACAGCTCAGCTCTGCTTCACAGAGAGGTCTCCCTGTGCGGGGCCTGTACTTATAGACACACAAGCCTCCCTCCGCCCCTTCTCTGATATCACTGACTCTCCCCTCCAGATGACTGGAGAGTCtccagagggaggaggtggcagGTATACTGGTgtcagacactgacacacaaacactgacacatcaCTGTTATTGTGGACGTGTGACTTCAAGGAGAAATGTCATGGTGTCAAAATATATGCAAGAGACAAATCTTTATTAAGTAATATAGAAAAAGTGTAtgacaagaaaaaagaaagcaatGGTAGGTCAGGTGTAATGGAAAACCTGAGCAGGGAATCCCACTCCATATTGGCTGAGTTTTTTGCAGGGGAAGTTGTGATGTGGAGAAAATCCCTGTGAACAACTCTTCCAGCAGCGAGGGCCAAGCAGCTGGCTCTGTCCTCTCCACTGCAGTGTTCTGTGGGACGCTGTGCTCAGGACATCCTGTGTTCCCTCCATCACTTTCCTAATGGGCTGCATTCCAGGAAATACAGACCTATCTTCAGGTTCCCATGATTTGTAGGAAAAACTCTGCATTCCCATTGTCATCCCAGGGGCACGTAGAAAGTGTTTTGTTGGAGAGCAGGAAAGTCCTCACATTAAGCCTTGGCTCGCACTGTTATGAAACAAGGGAAATGTAATTTGTCACATTTAATAGGGCTACTGAAGGTCTCCCCTCTGTATCTGTAAAAACATAGTGTGCACATATTTTTCTGATAATGTTACCAAcgataatgaagaaaaaaaaccattacatttacattatattaaaatgtatatgtatacCAAAGTAAGACTAAAGAATCTTGTTCATCAGCCTGAGAATCCTTTATGTGCTTTCATGTGTCTTTCATTGAGGACCTACTAACACCATCGATAGAGTGTTGCAGGGTTTTTGTCTCCCCCTGGAATCACTTATTCGTAAATGTTCATTAATTCAACTGTGTTTGCATagcaccaaatcacaacataaatTATCTTTAGGCAATTAACATGGTAATATTGGGACCTTCagaattatagagaaacccaacagttcccaaaacaagcaaacacttTGTTGAATGTAGAGAGAAAacactccctcattaactggaagaaacttccaacagaaccagactcagtgtTGGTGTGACTggggctggaggagagagagaccaggggCAGTTGTATAACCATCATATTTAAGCTCCGTCAGACTGGTTTctgtaatgaaaataataaggGTATAATAATAAGAATTGTTGAGAAGTGACAGAGACCTATGTTGGTCACATTACATGTCATCTggcagacgcttttatccaaagcaacttacaattagtgcattcaacatatATGAGGGGCCCTTTagtggttcagtatcttgcccaaggacacttcggcatgcagatgggaaagagtgagGATTGAAGCGctaaccttcttgttggaggacgaccactctacccctggGCCACTCCGCCCATTACcatcctctctgtctttcttgcTGGATTGCCACGTCTCTgcacatcacctccaccaacTGTTGATCAGTGGATTAACACTGTGGTCTGTATGTGTCCATACAAACAAAAAGagacaaactttaaaaaaaacattgctccGTACCACTGCTAGTGGTCAACACACCCATACGGTGACCTCAGTCCCCCACAGCCCACCCTGAAAACTTGAATATGTCACTTGACGTCAAACAGGTGAAGGTTGCTGCTACCACACACAGCTCTCTTGCTAGCCTGAAGCGGtgatgagcagagagaggacaacATCTAACTACACACATTGCAAGTAGTTACCTAAGCAGCCACCCAGACACCCGGCCGACGGAGGTGTAAAACCACTGGGAAGCTGGGTTGGGGGGTCACTGGGGTGAGAGGAGGCATGAAGGGAGATGGGGTGAGAGCACCTTGTTGGGCAGCAGTGGGGAGGAGGGCAAGAGTCTGGATTCTTAGCATTCCTGGCCCACAAAGGCAGGATGTGTGTACTCGCCACGCTGCGTCACTGATGGAGGAGTGGGGTTTtagtggaagggggggggggggggggggctgccagTTTTTGCAGCCTCCTGTCTGGCCATGTTCCAGCCATTGTTTGTCAGCCAGGCAAACATTTCCAAATACATGGAGGTCATGAGTCGTCGCGattcatcacactgatgttacCTATGTTTATTGTCTCATGTGGATTTTTGACACCAACCACCAGTATGATGACTCCTTCCTTTGAAGTGTTCACTAAAAGTCGTTTTAGTACAACTTAACCTGTCGCCTCCAAATCCAAAGGAGCTTGTATCATGGCAACACAGAGGTTCCCCAGTAACACAGTGATAGCTTTCATTATCATGTGGTGTCAAAGAGCCTAATTCTACTGAACAGCTCAGAATCACACTCACGGCAGTAATAAAAGGgataaacaggaagtgtgtgcaGCGTGCAGGACGAGGGGCTGTAACGCCTGAGTCAACCGCAGACAGCTCAGAAGACACAACAGGAAGTCAGACCGGAGCCACAACAGTGAATGGATTAGCTATAGTTTATATTCACTACTTCTGTCAGATCAAGGGAAATGATGTGTGTATAATTTGTTTGATTGAATCTaaggaactgttgggccttggtggggCTTGTTGTGCCTGTCTGTTAATGCAGCATTAGCCTGCAAAGGTGTTTTGCACATGGGAAACAATGTTTGTTAAGGGCCACTAAAGAATAAATAGCAATATTAGATGAGAATGACAATCAGTAGAGTGATGCATttgtcaaggcccaacagtcccattacATTCAATCAAGCCAAACCAAATAACAGTCACTCAGTGATATGAATCCCTTAAATGTGAATGAATTTGTTTAACTTTCTGACAAATATATGAGAATGTTGAATAATGCCTTAACATGCAATGTTgaagaaatatatttataaaaaaagctCGCTGAACCTGATTTGCACCAACATTTTATGGGGTTTCCTGgatccataccacatcctttggttaaggttagggtaagggtctaggGAATGTGTTATGTCTATGAGTGTCCTCACTTAGATATAAGtacaaaatgtgtgtgcgtgtatgtgtttgtgtgtgtgtgtgtgtgtgtgtgtgtgtgtgtgtgtgtgtgtgtgtttgtgggtcatAACACCGTCTCAACAGGTTCTGTCTCTGCTGCATTCCTCATGCCAATGTCCTTAAAAAGCTCATGGTGCACTGCAGCCATCACTCATCCGATTGTTTCCCGGGGGGCTACCATTTTTCATAGAGTGTACACACATGCTCAGCAGTCAGGTGAGTATTACATTTCATAGATGAGTGTGAGCAGATTATGTCAGGAGCTGTGCTATAATATAATTGGAAGCATGTGACTGGCAGCAGAAATAGAGTTATTCTTTCAAAAGTTGTTTCACTCTCCTATACTCGTTATTTGTTTCTCTATTTGTGAGTTTAacattgcatttaaaaaataaaatttgctGTTTTCAACTGTCAGTGCAACATCAATCTCACATGAGtaatacagttgcaatcagaaatattcaaccccctcacctcaatagacattatagtgatgtggatgacagataatgacaataaatgacaaaaaaacctcatcaaacaacaaaggatatttattgatatgtattttagttattttgacaacagaagttgacttaacttggaagttcaaatgaaaaatttaactcTTTCAACATATGTGcttgtgcagtattattcaaccccccagcttcagtactttgtggcgcatcctctagcttttataacttctaaaaaatgttttcggtaagtgcggacaagcttcttacacctctcgattggaatctttgcccatttttcaagtgcaaaagcctctagatcagtgatgtttgatggcttccatgctgcaactgccttctttaaatcccaccaaagatttataatcaaatttgaatctggtgactctgaatgccactccaggacgttccaggatctttttctcaaccaagctttggtggacttggaggttttgctttggatcattgtcttgctggaaagtccaatgatcaccaaggtttaatttgtcaacagaaggcatcacatttctctttaaaatggcctggtatttctgtgaatacaggatgccatgtacacaataaagattgctagttcctgccgcagaaaagcagcccaacatcatctttgaccaacctccatgctggactgtggggatggtattcttctggtcctaagcctggcctttcacacgccagacataccgctggtccatacatccaaacagttccagtttggtttcatcagtccatagaactgtcacccaaaactcagtagtcttatccaaattcctcctggcatattctagtcgacttttgatgttccttgatTCTGCAAGATCCTGCAGAATCTGCAAGATCCTTTTTGCTCAAAGAGCCTTTTTGCTCTTTGAGCAAAAaggctcaaagagcaagattcttgCTCAAAaagcaagattctgtcaacttgaattgataaatccttaaaatctttggggggttgaatatttctgattgcaactgtacatgGTATTGAGGGGATTGAGGgtgtttgtatagcccatattcacaaatcacatcttgtctcatagggctttaacaaggtgtgacatcgtctgcccttaaccctcaacaagagtaaggaaaaacacaagagaaaccttttaacagggtaaagtatgtagaaacctcagagagatacacatgtgagggatccctctcccaggacagacagaagtgcaatagatgtcacgaGTAACTGAACCCATCAAGAAAAttacagtatttacaacattgattagaagaaactgtttttaaaacaatggagaagtgtgtcaatgtttaaagtatttatatataagacaaatattttaacatgtttaaaaacacgCTTGAAATACATGGATGTGACATCACAAATTCCATTTTTGGCAAAGAGATGACTGACCTAGTAGAGCTGCAATATGGGAGGGCCCTCCAGTACTGTATACTTATTCCCCTGTATTTccataaaaatgttttctttaaatatctTTATAATTACATAACACAGAAATGCCATCCTCAGGTGTCAGTGGTACAAATCGGTACTGTAGATATTCAACGTTTTCTTGTGTGAGTAGTCTTTAAGTGTTGGCCTGCTGTTAGGGGCTCATGGGACTAGTGTAGGTTTCTCGTCAAAATGCTCTGCTGTCATGCAGCATTCGCACTGATAAAGATCTTGACTAAATTGACTACTACTAACTAAAGTGTGGATGCTCTCAGTattcacatgaatgaaaatgtggGCTCACCCTGCATATGGTGGCTGCAGGTGTGTGCATATAAAAAGGGAGTCATGTCTTGAGCTGGCAGCTGCTTAGGACAGAGGGAAGCTGTGGCCTGCACATTCCTCCACAGCATCTAATA
The genomic region above belongs to Pleuronectes platessa chromosome 4, fPlePla1.1, whole genome shotgun sequence and contains:
- the ccn1l2 gene encoding cellular communication network factor 1, like 2 — its product is MLISVTVQQIISTLLVLSSAAVMSAESECPAQCSCASSPPLCQLGISLVTDQCGCCKVCARQFNEDCNATEPCDHIKGLRCHLGAGGDPKRGLCRAEAQGLPCEFSGRLYQHGEDFQPNCQHQCTCMDGVVGCMPLCPQQVPLPTWRCPRPRLVRLEGRCCEEWVCDDQNHISEEPDESTHTSRRDNQHLPNHISALLQTRGTTFREMVSFPMSEVLIKSTCFPQTTAWTECSTTCGMGVSSRVTSDNPDCRMLRETRLCQVRHCELQPPVANKKGKRCQRTVRPKDPIRITFAGCSTAQQYRPRTCGTCTDGRCCTPALSRTVSLHFHCPDGEGFYRNVMWIQRCSCSTSCHSNSGPSSPSVSLHNDIHTFRH